TTAGAACCAGTTGTTTCTACAGAGGATAGCTTTACTGATAGTGATTTGATTTCAGAAGAGGACTTGGGATATATTCTAGCACTACTTAATGAAGGCATTATAACTGGAACACCAGAGGGTAAATTTAATCCAAATGACTCAATTACCCGTGGTGAAATAGCAACTATATTAGCAAACATAGCTGAAAAGATAGTTGAAGAGACTGAAGAATCAGAAGAAGTAGGAGATGATACATCTGATACTTCAGATAATGAATCAGAGTAAATATATTTTTAATAGAACACATTTAAAAAGAGGAGATCTACTTTAGATTTTCTCTTTTTATCCTTCTATTTAAACAGAGAGAGAAATTGTAAAATAATAGGTGCCCCCATGATAGGACTATCGTCTACAAGTTCTATTAGATAAAAAAGGATGTGCTTTAATTTAGCACATCCAAAAGATTCAAATTAAGTTGCTACTGTAGTATCAGCTAAAATTAAATCTGCATCATTAATAACAACTTGATTTACAGCAACTGTATAAAGATTTTCTTGTTGCAATACTCCATTTACAAATAATAGATAGTATCCATTTTCTGGGGTTACAGTTGGAAGATCACCTAGGTTACAAATATATAAATGTTTTTATATAATCATGCAACAATTGTCTTGTTAATTATCAGACAATATGGTTTAATATTGATACAGATGGTTCATATTTAATCCAATGCTACAATTAGATTGTCACGTTTTTTTATTAATGGAACAGAATTATTCCACTTAGTATAGCTAAAGTATTTTAAAGCTATGTTTATATGCATTTTATGAAAACGTTTTTATTGGCATGGTAATTGCAATTGATATAAAGGAGGGAAAAAATGAAGAGTAGAAAGATTAAGTTAACATTCTATGAGGATATTCCGCATCTTACTTATAGGACTTTATCAGTATTATATAAGTATAATGCTCCTATTATTTGGATGGAAGTATATGCTTATGTATGTTATATAAATTTACATCCTATTGAAGATGATGTTTGGAATAGCATCAAGAATGATTTACTGAAGATTGAAGGTTGGGAAGATCTTGAAGAGATAGACTTATTTCCTTTTGAAGAGAAGGATACTGAGATGAAGAATGTGTTGGATATCATCCCTCATGGCGTTACTCTTTTAAACAAAAAAGGTGATATTAAGTATGTAAACAACTATGCATCTGAAATAATATTTTTATCGAATGGTAAGGACATAACAGGGGTTAATATTAGAAAATACATAGATGATTATGATATGTTGCTATCATTCTTAAGAAAAAACCATAGCAGAAAGCCTATAGCAAAGGAAAAAGTAGAAATAGGGAATCAATTGTATCAAATAAATTTACAGCATATTAGAAACGAGGAAAACGTTTTAACTGGATATTTAATCTCATTTTATGATATAGATAAATCTCAAGTATTTAGTAGATTTGATAATCCCATTACCTTTGATGATATTATCGGTGAGAGTAATAAGATGATAGATGCCATAAATCAAGGAAAGCTTTATTCCAAGTCTGATTCTCCCGTATTAATTACAGGTGAAAGTGGTACAGGTAAGGAGTTATTTGCAAGAGCGATTCATAATGAAAGCAGCAGAAAAGACAAAGCCTTTATAGCTATAAATTGTGCTGCTATTCCAGATCAACTTCTTGAAAGTGAGCTATTTGGATATGAACCGGGAACTTTTACTGGAGGTACTAAGGAGGGTAAAGCTGGGATATTTGAGGTAGCAGATAAAGGAACAGTATTTTTAGATGAGATAGGAGAGATGCCACATCATTTACAAGCTAAGTTGCTTCGTGTATTACAGGAAAAAAAGGTTAGAAGGGTTGGAGGTACGAAGGAGGTTCCTTTTGACGTAAGACTTATATCTGCAACTAATCAAAATATAGATGAGATGGTAAGAAACAAGGAGTTTAGGCTGGATTTATTATTTAGAATTAATATTTTTAATATTAATATTCCACCACTACGTGAACGAAAAGAAGATATACCAATCCTATTTGAATACTTTACTCGTATTCATTCTGAGAGATATAATAAACACATAGTTGGAATACAACAAGATGCTATGAGAAAACTAATAAACTACAATTGGCCAGGAAATGTAAGAGAATTTCAAAATGTACTGGAGAGAGCTATAGCTTTAGCTACAAAAAGGGAGATTACAATTAAGGATGTAATCTTAAATTATTCTCTTATTCCAGAATCAAGTATTATTGGGAACTCATTAAAAGAAAGTGTTGAGAACCTAGAAAGTAAAATGATTGTTGAATGCCTTAAAACAAGTAACAGTATTAGAGAGGCAGCTAGAAATCTTGGTGTTACTCATACATTGTTGATTAACAGAATGAAAAAGTATAGAATTGATAAGGAAAAACTTGATTTCTTGTAGAAATTAACCTTTCAATTTGAAAGGTTAATTAATAAATACTAGGGGGTATATAGATGGAAAATTTAAACAAAAAAAGTAGTGGAAAAGCTTTAGTCCCATTTCTTATCTTTATTATCGTTTATATGGGAACTGGGCTAGTTCTTCAGGCGCAAGGGGTAGAAATGGCATTCTATCAATTGCCGGCACCTGTTGCAGCACTTGTAGCAATTATTTTTGCATTCATAGTGTTTAAAGGAAGTATTGACGAAAAGTTTAACACATTTATTAAAGGTTGTGGAGATGAAAACATCATCATAATGTGTATTATTTACATCTTAGCAGGAGCATTTTCAACTGTTTCAGGTGCTATGGGTGCAGTAGGTTCTACTGTAAACTTTGCACTTTCATTGATCCCAGCTCAATTTATAACACCAGGAATTTTTATAATATCATGCTTTATATCTTTATCTACAGGTACATCAGTAGGTACAATAGTTGCAGTGGGACCTATAGCAGTTGGATTAGCAGAAAAAGGTGGATTAAGTATGCCTCTTGTAATTGCAGCACTAGTTGGTGGTGCAATGTTCGGTGATAACTTATCAGTTATATCAGACACTACTATCTCAGCTACAAGAACTCAGAACGTAGAAATGAGAGATAAATTTAGACTAAATATTTTGATGGCATTACCAGCTGCTGTGTTGACAGTTATTTTACTAATAATCTTTGGCAAACCTATTGAAGCAGTTGGATATGGTGATATTTCCTTTAATATTGTTAAGATGCTGCCATATATATTAGTTTTAGTAACGGCTTTAATGGGAGTAAATGTTTTTGTAGTATTAACAGCAGGTATTCTATCCTCAGGAATTATTGGAATGTTATTTGGTGACTTTACTTTATTAGTTTTAGGTCAACAAATATACAACGGTTTTACAGGTATGTTTGAAATATTCCTGTTATCAATACTGATAGGTGGTTTGGCAAAAATGGTTGCAGATGAAGGCGGAATTCAATGGCTTCTTAATAAGATTAGAGGAATGATTACAGGTAGAAAATCTGCAGAGATTGGAATTGCAGCATTAGTAAGCTTGACTGACGTTGCTACAGCAAACAATACAGTAGCAATAATCATCGATGGCCCTATTGCTAAGGAAATATGTAATGAATACAAGGTAGACCCAAGAAGATCGGCTTCATTATTAGACTCATTTTCATGTGTAATGCAAGGGCTTATACCTTATGGAGCACAGATGTTAATAGCTGTAGGCTTTACAAATGGAGTAGTTAGTCCATTCCAAGTAATGCCTTTATTGTGGTATCAATTCTTACTAGGTCTATTTGCTATAGTATCAATTTATATTCCATTTACAGATGGTGTTATTAGAAAGGATCCTTGGAATTTTGAACATGATATGCCTGAAAGTAAGGTATCAGCTAAAAGGGAGGCATAATTATTTTAATTTAGGGAGCATTTAATTATCTAATATAAGTCCAGCTAAGAATTGTCAATAACTAAAATAAAAATATCTGATATATTAGTCAATTAAAAAAGGGTAATTTTAATAAGCCTTTTGATTCAATATCAAAAAGTAAGAATACTTTATGGAATTACACTATGCAGCGATGTCGCATTTCGCTTTCGAGTAATTCATTTGATGTTCTTCTGGAGTGATGATTTCAAACCCTTTTTTATCACGCAAGATGGCAAATACAATGTTGCATACTTTATGCATAATAGCTCCAAGAGCTACCATCTGGGGCTTGCTCTGGCACTTTTTAAGATAGTATTCACGTAAAACTGGATTGTTGGCAGAACCATTACGATTTAAAGCAATGCTGACTAAAGCCATGGTGTGTATTACCCTTCTAGCAATTCGGGAGCCGCGTTTTGACATATTAACTTTGGTGCCATTAAAATTCCCTGATTGTTTAACAGCTGGATCTAGGCCAAAATATGCAAAAAGTTGTTTAGGTGAACGAAAAGCAGAGAAATCACCAATTTCACACATAAGACTTACTGCAGAAAGGAACCCTGCACCTTTAAAAGATTCAATTAAGTCTATCTGTTTTACAAACTCAGTATCTCTGTTAGCATCCACCATTTCATGCATATCAGAAAGTATAGCTGAGATTTCTTCATCATATTGACGAATGAAACGGATGTACAGAAGAATGCGCTTAAAGTTACTGTTTACGGAATGACCAAAGGTCTTTGCATCATTAGAAGCTTGAATAATTGCATTATACTTGTTTTCAGCATAAGTAATACCAAAGCGTGCAGTAGACCGTATGGATGTAATAATCTCATCTTTAGAAGCATTTAAAAATGCATCTGGAGAAGTGTATTTTTCCAGTAAGGTCAATGCAGTATTTGTAGTTATTTTAGAAAAAATCTTTAAATACTGCGGAAATACCATTCGTAGTTCGCCTTGAAGCTTGTTTACGTAAGCTGAGCGATTGTCCATCAAATCATAATATTCTCTTGAAAGATTTCTTAAATCAAGTACAAGATTTGATGGAATAAGAGAAACCTTTAAATCAGGTTTTAAACCAATTAAGGCACATTTTTGAATCAAATTTATCATTATGGACTTTTCTAATATTAATATTTGTGCTATTCTTAGTGATGATAGGATTAATGATGGATACCAAAAATCCCTTATCACGAAGATAGCAGAAGAGTGGGTAATGATAAATTCCCGTGGATTCTAGGAAAATGCGACTTTCCAAAGAATACAGCTCTTCTGCTTCTTTGATTTTAGAAGCAGCCATAGACAGGGAATTTAAATCTGAATGTAGGATTTTAAAAGGCTTTCCTACAAAGGTTTGGTTAGGTAGTGCAATAGACATCCAGCTAAAGTCTGCACCAACATCTATACCAACCGAAATAAATGAATCATATTTAATAATATTTGACATGAGCGATATCTCCTTTCTGATAGGAATCCATTTCCAAGCAATGAGTACACATCCTAGCATGTGATACAGGTATAGCCTGAGGCTCCCAACCAGCCAAATCATAAAACCTCATTGAATGGATTAATTGACTTAATCGTAGGTATAGGCCAGTAGAAACTGACTTCCCAAGGGGGATGACACTTTTTATCCTATCCTTGAAGATTATACTTTATGATAAGTCTGGAGTCTACTGGAGAACCATCAGGCATGTTAAATTTAGAAGTAACATCTGATGAAGGAAGAACTCCTTCTTCCGTTACTAAATGATAGAAATGTATTTTTTATAGAAATGTATTAACAGCATAGTCATTAGTGACTATGACATTATTATACTAGGGGGATTTAATATGAATAAGGAAACAATGGGTAACATGAAGTTTTCGACAAGAGCAGTCCATGCCGGATATCAAAAAAATGAATATGGTGCACTTGCTACTCCTATATATCAAACATCAACATTTATATTTGATTCAGCAGAGCAAGGTGGTAGAAGGTTTGCTCTAGAAGAGGGTGGATATATCTATTCAAGATTAGGTAACCCAACTAATACTCAAGTAGAAGAAAAACTTGCCAGCCTAGAAAATGGAGAGGCTGCTGTATCTGCTGCTTCAGGTATTGGAGCTATAACATCAGTAATATGGGCAGCAGTAAATGGTGGAGATCATATAGTAGCGGCTAAAACATTATACGGTTGTACATTCGCTTATATGAATCATGGACTTACAAGATTTGGAGTAGAAGTAGATTTTGTTGACACATCAGATCCAGAAAATGTTAGAAAGGCAATGAAGCCTAATACTAAAGTTGTTTACTTAGAAACCCCTGCTAACCCTAATATGAATATTACAGATATTGAAGCAATATCAAAAATAGCACATGAGGTTGAGGGATGTATTGTAGTAGTAGATAACACTTATTGCACTCCATATATTCAAAGACCATTAGATTTAGGTGCAGATGTAGTTGTTCATTCTGCAACAAAATACCTAAATGGTCACGGAGATGTTATTGCAGGATTTGCAGTAGGTAAACAGGATTTTATAGATCAAGTGAGATTAGTTGGAATCAAAGATATGACAGGTGCTTCATTAAGTCCATTTGATGCATATCTAATTAATAGAGGAATGAAAACATTAGATTTAAGATTGGATAAACACTGTGCAAATGCTCAAAAAGTTGCTGAATTCTTAGAAACTCATCCAGCAATTGAAAGCATATATTATCCTGGACTAAAGAGCTTTCCTCAATATGAATTAGCTAAGAAACAAATGAAATTACCAGGGGCTATGATAGCCTTTGAACTAAGAGGAGGGCTAGAAGCAGGTATAAAACTTATGAACTCTGTAGAGCTTTGTACACTTGCAGTTAGCTTAGGTGATACTGAAACTCTTATTCAACATCCAGCTAGTATGACTCACTCACCATATACTCCAGAGGAAAGGGCTGAAGCAGGTATTTCAGAAGGATTAGTAAGATTATCAGTTGGTCTAGAAGACTCTGATGATATAATAGCAGACTTAAAACAAGCATTAGATCAACTATAGGGACAAAGGAGCAGGTCGAGACCACTGGTCTCGACCTGCTCCTTTCCCTATTTACATAGATTTAATATGATATTAACAGTATGATTAAAGAGTTTTGGTAAATTATTCTTATTACTATGTTGTACAGGAGGTACAAATGGAAAGAGCTAAGAAAATAATTTTACCAAAGTTATATAGTTTGAAAATCACTAAGTTCAATGGAGGTTTTAAGTTATCAAAAAGTATTAGAATAAAAAGTATTAAGACAAAGCTAATAATAACATTTACATTGATAATATTACTATCATCAATAACACTTGCAAGAGTATCTATAAAAAGCGCCAGTGATGCAATTCTTTATCAAACAGATTATTCATTGGCTCAATTGGCTATAGATGGATCGGAACTAACTAAGGAAAGCGTCGATAATCAATTAAAAAAGCTACAAAAAATAGCTAATAAAAGTGAGATTCAGAGTAAAAAGTGGGAACTTCAAAAAGATACTATAATTAAGGAAAGGGTAGATTCTGGATTTGATGATTTAGCCATATTGCAATTAAATGGGGTGGCAAGTTTTACAGATGGAACTACCTTGGATTTAAATGATAGAGAATATTTTCAAAGGGCTCTTGATGGTCAGCCTAACGTTTCTGATTTAGTAATAAGTAAAACTTCAAATCAACCTATATTAGTCTTTGCTGCGCCAATTTATAATGGTGACATGGTAGTAGGAGTAATAATAGGTAGAATGCATGGTAATACCCTTAGTGAAATCATATCTGAAGTAAATTTTGGTGCTGGTGGATTTAGTTTTATGATAAATGATGAAGGAACTATTGTAGCACATCCTGATGAAAAGAAGGTCATGGAAGGATATAATCCCATAAAGGAATCCAATAATGATAATTCTTTGAATTCTTTCGCAGAATTAGTAATGGAAATAAATGAAATAAAAATAGGAAGAGGGAGTTATTCTATTGATGGAAAAGAATATTTAGTAGGATTTAAACCTGTTGAAGATACAAATTGGACAATAGCAACTGTATTGGAGAAAGATCAAGTATTAAGTGCTATACCAGCATTAACTCAAAGAATAACTATCATCGTCATTGCTATTTTGATTGTTTGCATGATATTTACATATATTATAGGTTCGTTAATTTCCAATCCAGTAATAGCAATATCTAGAATTTCAAGTGATATAGCTAATTTAGATATAAGAAATAATATTCCTGAAAAATATTTGAGGAAAAATGATGAAACTGGGGAGCTATCTAGAGCTTTTCAAAATATTATCGACAATCTTAGACAAATAATTAACCAAATAAATAATACGACAGATAATCTAACTGAAGCTTCAGATGTACTATCGTCTTCGGCTGCTATGTCTAAGACATCCATTGAGGAACTTTCAAATTCAATAGAAGAAATATCCCATGGAGCACAGGAACAGGCTATGAATACTGAGGGAGGAGCCAAGTTGATAAACGAGTTGGGAGATTATATGGAATCCAATAAGAGATATATGTCTAATCTTAGAAATGAAACTGAAAGTGTTACCGCAATAATTAATCAAGGACTAAAGGATGTGGATAGACTTTCTGAAATAACAGATGAAAGTAGCATGGCATTAGGTAAAATACATGATGCAATTCAAAAGACAAATGAAAGCTCAAATAGAATTGATGAAGCTAGCAAATTAATATCAACTATAGCAAGTCAGACTAATTTATTAGCCTTAAATGCAGCAATTGAAGCAGCTAGGTCTGGTGAAGCGGGTAGGGGCTTTGCTGTAGTTTCTGATGAAATCAGAAAGCTGGCGGAGGAGTCAGAGAAATCTGCGTCAATAATAAATAAAATGGTTAAAGAACTTCAAACTAATTCTGTTGAAGCAGTAAAGGAAATGACTAGAGTAAACGACATATCTAAGGAGCAACAAAATGGAATTATTGATAATAGCAACAAATATAATTCCATTTATCAAGAAATAGAGGAAGTAAACAAGGCAGTTGCAAAATCTATAGAATCTGTTGATGAAATGAATAAAAAGAAAAATAGTGTTTTAGATATGATTAATAACCTTACTGCAATAGCTGAAGAGTATTCAGCGTCTACGGAAGTAGCATCGTCATCTATGAATGAACAAACACTAAGTGTAGAACAAATTGCAAACTCAAGTAAAAATCTAGCTAAATTATCATTTAATTTAAAGGATATTATAAATAGTTTTAAAATATAACGAGGTGAATGATATTCCCCGTTTCTATAAGCGGTCGGGTACCTATTTAAGTAAACAGGTGGTGTGTGATAATCACTCACCTCGTTGCAGCGGTGTGATGAAATTGCTATGCAATTTCTTCCGATACTTAAAAGTAGGACAGTCACCATAAAAAATGTTGAGTTTTATAAAATATTGGGAATATATGCAACAAAGGGGGCGAATTCATGAATATAGGTAAATTATTTGATATAGCTACTATAAAGGAGTATAGATATTTTGATATAGTAGCTAGTTTTTTAATATTCTTAATGATTATTTTAATAGGTGTTTTTGTCTATTTTACAGGTGGAACTACCTCCTTTGTTCATTTAATGTATATCCCAATACTCTCAACAGTGTTTATTTTTGGCATAAAAGAGGGGATTATCGCATCAATAATTGCTGGATTTGTTCTTGGCCCACATATGCCTATGCATGTTTCAGAAGGTATTATGCAACAACCATCATCCTGGATATTTCGTATTGTGATGTTTATCATAATTACATTAGTAGTTGGAATATTATTAAACTATATTAAGCAATATTATAGAATGGAAAAGAAGAGGGCGCATCAAGATCCCATTACTGGATATCCCAATTTAGCTAAGTTTAAGGAAGACCTAACGGAGATGATTCAAAAGAAAAAGTATGACATATTATCTCTAATCTTGTTTGAGTATAAAAACCGAGAGATGATTAGCCAGTACGTTAACCATGATACAAGTAGGGAATCTTTTATTCAATTAGTAAAGATTGCTGATGAATTCTTTGGAACACGTAATGTCTATACTGTTAGTACTAATAAGTTCATCGCCTTAATACCAGATATTGATGAGGTAAATGCCTATGAAAGGGCTAATGAATTTTACGATAAAACAAAAATTCCTTTATACATAGATACACTACCCATATCAGTGATTATAAAAGGTGGCATAGTTAGCTATCCAAATCATAGTGATGAAATAAATGATATAATTTTAAAGCTGGAAAAGTCATTGAGTCAGGTTTCTAAATCTCAGGTTAGTATTGGAGTTTATAATGATGGATTGGAGTTGGAGAGAAAGAAGTATTATGATACATTGGTATCCTTATATGATTCCTTACAAAATGATATGTTTACATTAGTCTATCAACCTAAGGTGAGAATAGCTGATAACAATATTGTTGGAGTAGAGGCATTATTAAGACTAAAGAACAGAGATTACAATAGTCT
The DNA window shown above is from Tissierella sp. Yu-01 and carries:
- a CDS encoding DUF4183 domain-containing protein yields the protein MCNLGDLPTVTPENGYYLLFVNGVLQQENLYTVAVNQVVINDADLILADTTVAT
- a CDS encoding sigma 54-interacting transcriptional regulator produces the protein MKSRKIKLTFYEDIPHLTYRTLSVLYKYNAPIIWMEVYAYVCYINLHPIEDDVWNSIKNDLLKIEGWEDLEEIDLFPFEEKDTEMKNVLDIIPHGVTLLNKKGDIKYVNNYASEIIFLSNGKDITGVNIRKYIDDYDMLLSFLRKNHSRKPIAKEKVEIGNQLYQINLQHIRNEENVLTGYLISFYDIDKSQVFSRFDNPITFDDIIGESNKMIDAINQGKLYSKSDSPVLITGESGTGKELFARAIHNESSRKDKAFIAINCAAIPDQLLESELFGYEPGTFTGGTKEGKAGIFEVADKGTVFLDEIGEMPHHLQAKLLRVLQEKKVRRVGGTKEVPFDVRLISATNQNIDEMVRNKEFRLDLLFRINIFNINIPPLRERKEDIPILFEYFTRIHSERYNKHIVGIQQDAMRKLINYNWPGNVREFQNVLERAIALATKREITIKDVILNYSLIPESSIIGNSLKESVENLESKMIVECLKTSNSIREAARNLGVTHTLLINRMKKYRIDKEKLDFL
- a CDS encoding Na+/H+ antiporter NhaC family protein — translated: MENLNKKSSGKALVPFLIFIIVYMGTGLVLQAQGVEMAFYQLPAPVAALVAIIFAFIVFKGSIDEKFNTFIKGCGDENIIIMCIIYILAGAFSTVSGAMGAVGSTVNFALSLIPAQFITPGIFIISCFISLSTGTSVGTIVAVGPIAVGLAEKGGLSMPLVIAALVGGAMFGDNLSVISDTTISATRTQNVEMRDKFRLNILMALPAAVLTVILLIIFGKPIEAVGYGDISFNIVKMLPYILVLVTALMGVNVFVVLTAGILSSGIIGMLFGDFTLLVLGQQIYNGFTGMFEIFLLSILIGGLAKMVADEGGIQWLLNKIRGMITGRKSAEIGIAALVSLTDVATANNTVAIIIDGPIAKEICNEYKVDPRRSASLLDSFSCVMQGLIPYGAQMLIAVGFTNGVVSPFQVMPLLWYQFLLGLFAIVSIYIPFTDGVIRKDPWNFEHDMPESKVSAKREA
- a CDS encoding transposase; amino-acid sequence: MIRDFWYPSLILSSLRIAQILILEKSIMINLIQKCALIGLKPDLKVSLIPSNLVLDLRNLSREYYDLMDNRSAYVNKLQGELRMVFPQYLKIFSKITTNTALTLLEKYTSPDAFLNASKDEIITSIRSTARFGITYAENKYNAIIQASNDAKTFGHSVNSNFKRILLYIRFIRQYDEEISAILSDMHEMVDANRDTEFVKQIDLIESFKGAGFLSAVSLMCEIGDFSAFRSPKQLFAYFGLDPAVKQSGNFNGTKVNMSKRGSRIARRVIHTMALVSIALNRNGSANNPVLREYYLKKCQSKPQMVALGAIMHKVCNIVFAILRDKKGFEIITPEEHQMNYSKAKCDIAA
- the megL gene encoding methionine gamma-lyase, whose translation is MNKETMGNMKFSTRAVHAGYQKNEYGALATPIYQTSTFIFDSAEQGGRRFALEEGGYIYSRLGNPTNTQVEEKLASLENGEAAVSAASGIGAITSVIWAAVNGGDHIVAAKTLYGCTFAYMNHGLTRFGVEVDFVDTSDPENVRKAMKPNTKVVYLETPANPNMNITDIEAISKIAHEVEGCIVVVDNTYCTPYIQRPLDLGADVVVHSATKYLNGHGDVIAGFAVGKQDFIDQVRLVGIKDMTGASLSPFDAYLINRGMKTLDLRLDKHCANAQKVAEFLETHPAIESIYYPGLKSFPQYELAKKQMKLPGAMIAFELRGGLEAGIKLMNSVELCTLAVSLGDTETLIQHPASMTHSPYTPEERAEAGISEGLVRLSVGLEDSDDIIADLKQALDQL
- a CDS encoding methyl-accepting chemotaxis protein; amino-acid sequence: MERAKKIILPKLYSLKITKFNGGFKLSKSIRIKSIKTKLIITFTLIILLSSITLARVSIKSASDAILYQTDYSLAQLAIDGSELTKESVDNQLKKLQKIANKSEIQSKKWELQKDTIIKERVDSGFDDLAILQLNGVASFTDGTTLDLNDREYFQRALDGQPNVSDLVISKTSNQPILVFAAPIYNGDMVVGVIIGRMHGNTLSEIISEVNFGAGGFSFMINDEGTIVAHPDEKKVMEGYNPIKESNNDNSLNSFAELVMEINEIKIGRGSYSIDGKEYLVGFKPVEDTNWTIATVLEKDQVLSAIPALTQRITIIVIAILIVCMIFTYIIGSLISNPVIAISRISSDIANLDIRNNIPEKYLRKNDETGELSRAFQNIIDNLRQIINQINNTTDNLTEASDVLSSSAAMSKTSIEELSNSIEEISHGAQEQAMNTEGGAKLINELGDYMESNKRYMSNLRNETESVTAIINQGLKDVDRLSEITDESSMALGKIHDAIQKTNESSNRIDEASKLISTIASQTNLLALNAAIEAARSGEAGRGFAVVSDEIRKLAEESEKSASIINKMVKELQTNSVEAVKEMTRVNDISKEQQNGIIDNSNKYNSIYQEIEEVNKAVAKSIESVDEMNKKKNSVLDMINNLTAIAEEYSASTEVASSSMNEQTLSVEQIANSSKNLAKLSFNLKDIINSFKI
- a CDS encoding GGDEF domain-containing phosphodiesterase, with protein sequence MNIGKLFDIATIKEYRYFDIVASFLIFLMIILIGVFVYFTGGTTSFVHLMYIPILSTVFIFGIKEGIIASIIAGFVLGPHMPMHVSEGIMQQPSSWIFRIVMFIIITLVVGILLNYIKQYYRMEKKRAHQDPITGYPNLAKFKEDLTEMIQKKKYDILSLILFEYKNREMISQYVNHDTSRESFIQLVKIADEFFGTRNVYTVSTNKFIALIPDIDEVNAYERANEFYDKTKIPLYIDTLPISVIIKGGIVSYPNHSDEINDIILKLEKSLSQVSKSQVSIGVYNDGLELERKKYYDTLVSLYDSLQNDMFTLVYQPKVRIADNNIVGVEALLRLKNRDYNSLSIGRLINIAEDAGFINEITKWVILNSIKQIRSWQDQGIYIGVSINLSSADLNDESIINYTINCLGEYNIEPFYIEFELTERTIIEDEKRVFSVLNKIKEAGIKVSLDDYGTGYNSLRYLTKGVFPYDYIKIDKGFIDSICQKQNLSLLSGIIDTAHTLGIKVVAEGVEEEDQMNLLKEVGCDVIQGYYYCSPLPPEELLGKLTSKYSSKKEDYKD